In one window of Lewinella sp. 4G2 DNA:
- the speD gene encoding adenosylmethionine decarboxylase — protein sequence MAKSLPPENALGRHVLLELYDCDADLLKYPPQSERILLDAAAAMGATIMGSHFHAFPEHGVSGVVVIAESHLTIHTWPEKRYAAVDVFSCGALDLEAGIGLLTLEFGAERVEQQLVLRGVGL from the coding sequence ATGGCCAAATCCCTCCCGCCCGAAAATGCTCTCGGCCGTCACGTATTGTTGGAGTTGTACGACTGTGATGCCGACCTGCTGAAGTATCCACCGCAAAGTGAACGGATCCTCCTGGACGCCGCCGCGGCAATGGGCGCTACCATAATGGGCAGCCATTTCCACGCCTTCCCCGAACACGGGGTGAGTGGCGTCGTGGTCATCGCTGAATCCCATCTCACTATCCACACCTGGCCGGAGAAGCGGTACGCGGCGGTGGACGTATTCTCCTGCGGCGCCCTGGACCTGGAAGCAGGGATCGGCCTCCTCACGCTTGAGTTCGGTGCGGAGCGGGTAGAACAGCAACTGGTGTTGCGGGGAGTGGGCTTGTAA